The window CCCCTTGGGTGGGTTCAGCGCCCTCACCGCCCTCATCCGAACGCAGAAGGCCCAGGTGGAGGCGGAAGGGGGGAAGGCCCTGGTCCTGGACGGGGGGGACACCTGGACCAACTCCGGGCTTTCCCTCCTCACCCAGGGGGAGGCCATCGTGGAGTGGCAGAACCTGGTGGGGGTGGACCACATGGTCTCCCATTGGGAGTGGACCCTGGGGCGGGCGCGGGTGGAGGAGCTCCTCAGTCGGTTTGGGGGGGAGCTCCTCTCCTACAACGTGGTGGACGAGCTTTTCGGAGATCCCCTTTTTCCCGCCTACCGCCTCCACCGGGTGGGGCCTTACGCCCTCGCGGTGGTGGGGGCCAGCTACCCCTACGTGAAGGTCTCCCACCCCGAGGAGTTCACCGAGGGGCTTTCCTTTGCCCTGGACGTGCGCCGGCTCCAGGAGGCGGTGGACCGGGCCCGGGCCGAAGGGGCGGACGCGGTGGTCCTCCTCTCCCACAACGGCCTCCAGCTGGACGCGGCCCTGGCGGAGCGGGTGCAGGGGATAGACCTCATCCTCTCCGGCCACACCCACGACCTCACCCCCCTGCCTTGGCGGGTGGGGAAGACCTGGATCGTGGCGGGGAGCACCGCGGGGAAGGCCCTCATGCGGGTGGACCTGAAGCTCAAGAAGGGAGGGGTGGCCAACCTGCGGGTGCGGGTGCTGCCGGTTCTGGCGAACCACCTTCCCAAGGCCGAGGACGTGGAGGCCTTCTTGGAGGAGAAGACCGCCCCCCACCGGGACCACCTCTTCGCCCCCCTGGCGGTCACCGAAACCCTCCTCTACAAGCGGGACACCCTCTACTCCACCTGGGACCAGCTGGTGGGGGAGGCGGTGCGGGCCACCTATCCGGAGGTGGAGGTGGTCTTCAGCCCCGCGGTGCGCTGGGGGACCACCCTTCTCCCCGGCCAGGCCATCACCTACGACCACCTCTACGCCTACCTGGGCTTCACCTACCCCGAGCTCTACCTCTTCTACCTCAGGGGGGAGCAGATCCGGAACGTGCTGGAGGACATCGCCAGCAACGTCTTCACCCCCGACCCCTTCTACCAGCAGGGGGGGGACGTGAGCCGGGCGGTGGGCCTGCGGTACGTCCTGGACCCCGACGCCCCCGCGGGCCGGCGCATCCGGGAGGTGGAGGTGGGGGGGAGGCCCCTAGACCCGAACCGCCGCTATTTGGTGGCCGCCTACGGGGGGAGGCTCCAGCGGGTGGGGGAGGCCAAGCCCGGGTATGAGCCCAGGCCCATCCACGAGGTGGTGGCGGCCTACCTGAAGTCCGTGGGGCGGGTGCGCGTCCTGCCCGAGCCC of the Thermus oshimai DSM 12092 genome contains:
- the soxB gene encoding thiosulfohydrolase SoxB, producing MNRRELLFLLSALAGLSPKALAQVLENPSKLYDLPPYGEATLLYFSDLHGQAFPHHFMEPPNLIAPKPLMGRPGYLTGEAILRYYGVPRGSLLAHLLSYLDFVELARAFGPLGGFSALTALIRTQKAQVEAEGGKALVLDGGDTWTNSGLSLLTQGEAIVEWQNLVGVDHMVSHWEWTLGRARVEELLSRFGGELLSYNVVDELFGDPLFPAYRLHRVGPYALAVVGASYPYVKVSHPEEFTEGLSFALDVRRLQEAVDRARAEGADAVVLLSHNGLQLDAALAERVQGIDLILSGHTHDLTPLPWRVGKTWIVAGSTAGKALMRVDLKLKKGGVANLRVRVLPVLANHLPKAEDVEAFLEEKTAPHRDHLFAPLAVTETLLYKRDTLYSTWDQLVGEAVRATYPEVEVVFSPAVRWGTTLLPGQAITYDHLYAYLGFTYPELYLFYLRGEQIRNVLEDIASNVFTPDPFYQQGGDVSRAVGLRYVLDPDAPAGRRIREVEVGGRPLDPNRRYLVAAYGGRLQRVGEAKPGYEPRPIHEVVAAYLKSVGRVRVLPEPNVRVLGRNYRVPEVTG